GACATGCGGCATTGATGCCTTGCATATATCGGAGACTAATTACAAAGTTACATATGCAAAGGTAAAATTTCTCGTGAACCGAACTCCGTTGGTTTTATAAAATTAGTCTCTTCTAGTTGTTAAGAGCGTCAAAGAGTATTAAGCTCAATTTAACACAAAAGTCAATTGAGTAATAACGGTAGGGAATGTTGTTCCTTTGGTTCATTCCACAGATATTCTTGACAAAGCATTATGCAGCTTTGACTTTGAAGAAGGACTTGATGGCTGGGTTAGGACTGGTACAGCATTTGACAACCAGCCGACCTACGGTGATAACCCTACAGCTCGGAACCAAAGACAACCTGCCAATCAACACGGGGACTGGTGGATTGGAGGATACGAGGACCGACCATCGAAGTGGGCCACAGCAGGACGAAGCCAGTTGGATGCACCACAGGGAACTCTTACGTCTCCAACATTTGACATACAGGGAAATTATATTTCGTTTCTGATTGGTGGAGGCTGTGACGTAGACGCCATTCGTGCTGAGTTAATAGTCGATGACAGAGTGAGTAAGACACTGAATTTGGATAATGTGGGGTTTACCTTGCAGGACTTGACAAAAAATAGGCTGGTGAGCCCAAGTAAGACCGCCAGATACCATAGTGGAGACATTTTCCTCCAATCATAGACAGAGTCGGGCGAGAGAATTCTGTTCATCAATAGTTCTTTAAGCTGCTTAAGAAATTCACAGCCCATGATAAATTCGACAACACCAGTAACTCTTTCTAGTTCAAATGTGTGCAAGGAATCCTTGCAGTTAAAAATACGTATGCGTTATTGATCAAGCGTGAcgtcaagatggctagatattggccgagttctttgtTTCTGTGTGTTTTTATGGATTgagacgaagtcgaggtccataaaaacccaaaacaagaactcggccaatatccagccatcttgacctaACAAGCatggtcaataaaggatttacAATGTAGCAAAAAGATTTCGCAAAATGGGTAGCTAATAAAAACACAGCCATCTACCATCTTGGATGCCGATCCAGCCATATCCTTAGTTCATTTGTACCACTTGGTGCATAATTCTCTACTCTGATCGGCTGAGTGTGTGCCGTAATGCCCCTGTATACTACTAATGTTAGCAAATATAttgcaaagtttaaaaagctATGCCCTCCTCCTTATGTTTTTTCCTTAGCTGAGAGAATCacacaaaaaatacttttatctCTTTCAGGTTGTCAGGAATGCAACTGGTAATTGCCACGAGACAATGACACGAAAATTCTGGCATGTTGGAGATCTTCTCGGTCATTTTGCACAAGTGCGTCTGGTCGATTTTAGCTCTGAAGGCTGGGGTCACATCAACTTTGACGATATGAAGGGCGACATAATTTGCACGGGCTCTAATGAAGACATTGACACTTTCCTTTAAGTTTTcgattagaaaatgaaaaacagtcaGAGTATTCCATAAAACTTTATATGATAAATGGATTAAGTTCAAGCAATCAAGgtaaaaagctttattttcaccTCTTTAGTTCCTGTTTGTAAACttgcttgtttttttccttagtaTTTCTCTATTAGACAATGTATCAGGGTCGTAAATGTACTGGACTCCGCTGCACTATTACTGAGCTCAAAGCGGGGACACCATGTTGGTGCCTATCCAAGTGGCCTCAACATGGCGGCCATGAAGTAACGTAATCATTTGTTACCTTTTTTGGCCCCTAAAGTCATTAGTTATCCACCGTGGATAAAAGCACATAGCGATCATTCAGCGATCATAGCGGCCGTGAAGTACCGTAAtaatttgttgtcttttttggCCTCTCAAGTAATTAGTTACCATCGTGGATAAAAGCACATAGCAACCATTGCTTCGATCGCAGTTGTAGATTTTGAGTGAACCAGACAAAAGTCCTTTAAATGAACCAGTTCTGATATCAAGACAGCATATCCAACATAAGTTATCTTTATTCACTTTATGTACTACAGTAGTATTAACGTGGAAATTGTGTAATTGagaacaatataaaaaaaatgactttttagacaagcactgaaacatgtttctgtttttttacaattcagttggtcagttacCATACTATTTTCAGGATTTTGAAATGTCGCCTTCGTATAAACGCCGCactcaaataatgaaaaatttaataaacgctgtggcgtttaatcgaataaatacggtaattCCCTGTGCAAAGCGAGCCAAAGAGAAATCTTCAAGCGCTAGACCAATGTTAATGCAGATCTTAGTTATTTATGTCTTACAGCACTGGAGGTTGTGCCCGTTCTTTATGAGATATTTATGTAATGCTTTCCTTCATCTCAGAAGCATTTCCATTGATAAACAAGTTTaccatgtacatttccttgtgtggccttcataattatccaaccctgtttgggtttgcttcgatttgaagtactgaaaagatagttttgcaagctgaaattaggatcttttaagttgtactcaaaatgatgaatattgtcctactgacctttgaatgtattttcactgctgtgaaaaccgtgacacaaattcttctgctgtttctctgcagggtttctcaaaggaagcaccaaGTGGGGCTGGCATGGATTCCCCtatagaacataagggttgattatgggatcctgtatAGAATTATTTGTATCGAACCAACAAAATTCCAAATCACGTTATTATACACTGAcatcaacgaattctctttctttgatacgtgtttcgaattcaggcaaAGGTTCAGACAGGTCAGCTCCCGaacaactggcttccccatagtctttcattagatgagaaaaaagatgtttttggagaaccaataaagctattgttgtttaattaacgaaacgttttcatttaaatcgATTTTGTATTGTCTCTGTTaacctctaacttttgaagagctcaacttttctcagttcggtcggccacttccgaatcGTCGTCGTCTACCGACTGTATGGGTCGTTTTTATacttccgaataatttgcttctggtagggcctgaatcgtcggtacagcaccaggaagaaaaatgactgatACAAATAACAGAatgttcgaacggctcgacggaatcggctattttcacttgaacaaatttcacaaattgtcgcttcaaatttgcgtcatttggaaatatttgcattggatgcccagttttgtttgaatcagtagAAAACTGGACGGCACAACGTTTTaccattaggaaaaaaattaatatattgaagtcaactgtaagtaaaaaaatcatgacgagaccgGCAAACAACGGCTGTGGAAAAGACTCCTTCGTGTCACGCGATTATAAAACAAGACTTCGGAGGTTCCACCCGTGACGTgacaggaaagatggcgccattcaagatggcgaatgtttcgaatttgaaagagcttttacaaagtgaaaatggacttttgagaaaaaaagaatggtacCTCcggtgtacttgatatatttactaaacatctatgtgaaaagaatATGAACgtttttttgggtttacatgcctTTTAACTTTATTCGTAGACAAAGAAATGACACGTGTAGATTAGTATTCCCTCCTTTTCGAGCGAATACCGTCACGCGAGTCAAAAAATTTAGGTGTTCGCATTCGACTCTAAGAATTTCGCGCAGCGCGTTAACACGAATCACTAATTCTTTTCTCTGGCGCGAAGAACTTCGCCGAAAAGCAGGGGCTGCTCGTAGTCTACCAATAGCTATGATGAATGCTTCTGGCGCCTCAGTCTGCTCTGGTTGTTTTAAAACCGAAATTAATATTTCTGCAGCTCATCAACCGTGACTAGACTCTAAAGTTGACAATACCTCGACAAATATCGCCGCTTTTTGACAGATTTCTGGACGATGGCCCATAAAACTTTCGCGTTGTGTGCGCCAAAGTTAAACTCTCTTTCTCTGCAGTCTatacttttcaatttttttttcacggaTTGTTCCTAACAAGGGCCTACTCGTAACGGGAGCCCTGAACCTCTCAGGAACGCCACTTCCATTTGTCACGAGCTGCTTACATTGTGACAAAAAAGCGGTATGCAAATatcttttctctgttttgattTCCTATGATTAACTATCCACATGGCAATTCAGCCCTTTCTGAAAAAGTTCTTCTTGGTTCCTCGGTGGCAACTGCGAAAATCCAACGTTTCTCGGGCTTGATGATTATGAATTTTCGCTTAAGCTCTGAAATCGCTATGACACAGAATAATTCGAAGGCTAAATATTCATTTAACCACGACATATGGTGTAACgcctgacaagaaaaaaaaacacgtttgaATCAAACTACTACAATGGTATGAGTCATCATATCAACTAATGTTCACTTCGTGGAGATAACACTCTTCAAGACTGAAACATCTCTCGTTATTATGGGTTATcgaatatttttctgttttatcgCTGCTCTTGTGACTCTTGATTCACTGAAGGGGTCATcaacaagaaagaaatgttCTTCTGAGGTGGATTCAGGGAATGTCATAATTAAAGGTGGCTACAATGTTTTGAACCTATGCTCAAAGAGCATACAGAAGACGCTGAAATCTTTGGACCAGCGACTGATTGCTCTGGAGAAACCAAAAGGTACAAATGCTTGTTTAAAACTGTTGAGTGTAGCTAGTTCCTAGAAAAAAAAGCCCGGCCTTCAGAATTTTAatttagagaaatttcaaaCTCGAGTGCGAAATTTCGGTCTTCTTGCTCAGTACTCTTTCTGATTCGCAGCACGTTAGTCAGAGGATTTTGAAAGATTTTGCTGTGGGTGTCCCTGTTCAGACTTTTACATCCACTTATAATTAAGTTAGATTATCAGCTGGCATAGGAGCTCTGGTAAGTCCCAAATAAATAGATGATCTTAATGGTACTTGTACTGTGAAAATACAGATTTGCGGCCTAATGGATCCCGGTTCACCAGAGCTGCTGTAGTTTTGGATCAGGGTTCTTGCATAGTTCTGCTGTTTTGGCCAGATCTGGCAAATTATCAGAGTTATAACAGCTCTGTGCTGATCAAACAAACTAAAGTCGTCAAATGGCTAACGTTTACAAAGCACCGTCTGAGTCTCAAACCGCATAATTCATCTGAAAAATTACCCACAGTGTCGCGGCTTAAGACACGTCTATGTAGCCTCTGAATTGCAAGAAGGAAGAAGCGCGAAGCAAGACTAAATCTTTACCTGATGATTTTAAACGTTCAGTTGTGTAGGAGGCATAAAGTAAACTGTAAGATAAATAGACTGAACTTGAAATCTTTTATTATCCAAGTCAAAGCCTGCAAGTTCGACTTTGAACGCGGAATAGGGGCCTGGGCTAAAACTGGTACAGTGTTCAATAACCAGCCGACCTACGGTGACAACCCTACAGCTAGGAACCGGGGACAACCTGCCAATCAGCAGGGGGACTGGTGGATTGGGGGATACAAGAACAGACCCTCTATATCTACCCCTGGATAGTACAGGGAGACAGGCCACAAGGAACTCTTACCTCTCCACCCTTCAAAATAAATGGCAAGAACGTCTCATTCCTGATCGGCGGAGGCTGTGATATCAAATTGATTCGAGCAGAGTTGATCATTGGTGCGAAGGTAAGAATGCATAGATAGTTGGAACGCTTTTAACTGACCAAGCCGCTTTAATACCATtgcgaagttttttttaaaatttctaaggATAACAACCACAGAGGATTCTAAGATCTTCCAGGGGGAAATTTGCGAAGGTAATGGATTACTAAAATCTTGAGAATGAATCTGTGAAAAGGAGAgatatcaacaaaaaaaattacaattatctTCGAATTAATTTTAGCGCAGTTTTCAGTCCTACCTTGAACAGATATCGCTGGCTTGTTCAGGTAGAAACTTGCATTGAATGGTTATATAAACTGGATACGGAGACATTTCACTGTTTTTAAGCCTGATGGTTATCCATTTGCTCACGAAATTAAGAGAatgtctctgtaagagcggtccggtcgattttgcttgagacacggatttcgctcgtttctcgtgtgttgaAAGACATTCATCTACCTATACTAAAACcgcaatcagtttgatcggatctctttatttttcagagttttacggaaattaaattttacagttaataatcgtAAGTAATGTAATTCACTGGTGACTATAATGACACATTGTAGGAGATTTTATCACCCTTTCTCCTTCATCTTAGCTCCACCTATCGTTTTCTAGGTGGTGAAACAAGTCACTGGAAAATGTCATGAGACCATGATTCGAAAATTCTGGGATGTTGGAGCTTACGTTGGCAAAAGTGCACGCGTCAAACTGGTTGACTTCAGCTCCGGATCATGGGGTCATATAAATTTTGATGATCTTAAGGGCGACATAAGTTGCGAGTAACGctgcaacaattttttttgtcttctcgAGCTTAGAGGAGTTCAAACGGAAAAGGGGGGAGTTATAAGGTAAATTGAGGGTTGTTAAACGTCAATGTAATCCTTTATAAATGTGGGAAATAAAGTCATCTACCAtgctaaatttttgtttgtatttcatGTTCTTACGATCTGTAGGATGGAAAAAGCAGCCATAATGCACACgtattaatttaaaaatcattgCAATGACACAGCATGGTGTGTGAGGatagtgtgtgtgtgtgtgggtgtgggggggggaggggggggacaCAGCATGGTGTGTGAGGATAGTGTGTgtgtgggtgtgggtgtgggggggggagggggggagagggggcaGAGTTCGTGATTCAACTATCAATAGGAATGTGTAAACGGATGTAGCGACCATTTGCTCCTGCTCAATTTTCCACAAGAAAACTGATATTCCATCAAAGAAGTGTAGCCTTACTTCCTCTGTCATTTTATGACACCTACATGGGAGCTAAGCTGATCTTTCTTCCCTGTCCTTCCCAGAGCTTTCAAAACTTGTCTAGATAGATGCAATCTGCTGATCCAAATCGAAATCTGAGTgtgaaggaaaaattgaaatgagcTTTAAAATAAAAGAGTTCCACTGATGGCCTCTTCCCTCTTCGGGTATGTTGGCATGCATTAAGTTTTGTCCTCTTCACAGCTTATGTCTCCTCCAAGAATATCAAAGTTGATATGACCCCATTCTTCCGAGCTGTTATCTACCAATCTAACACGGGCCCTTTGACCGATGAAATTCTGAACATCCCAGCTTTTAAGACGCATTGTCTCACTGCAATTTCCGGTCTCATTTCTGACAACCtgcaaaagacaaaagacaTTATAGACACTACGTTTACATGTTACTTGTGACTCAGACAATTTCAGATTCGAAGGGAACGTAAATGTATTAAATCACAGGTTGCCTACATTTCAAACGAAACTGGtgcaaaaataaactaaatcaTCATCGCGTCACGCACTTTCCAGTTTATTGTTTCAcgtattttaattcatttattatttttattaaaattattattattaatttcttttttctttggggggtgggggtggggtggtAAGGATGTGGAATGACTTTACTTTAGTCGGCCCGTAATTCATGTTTTACCAGGATTTGGTGGATATGAGATAAATGAAGTTTATGATTGCATTCCTTTTAGAAGTACTATAGATATTATGGGGGTTTTGCAACACAAACCACTACTCCACCTGATCATTAATAACTAACTCTGCTCTTATAGAGTCCATTCTGCAACCCCCACCAATCAGAAAGGTAATGTTGGGGCCAATGATTTTAAACAACGGAGATGTAAGGGTGCCACGTGGCCCGTCCCCTTGAATAAGCCCAGGGGTTGCAGCTTCAGAAGGTCTGTGCTCGTATCCTCCAATCCACCAATCCCCTTGCTGTTTGGCAGGTTGTCCCCGATTCCGAGCTGTAGGGTTGTCACCGTAGGTCGGCTGGTTATTGAATGATGTACCAGTCTTTTCCCAGCCATCTTTTCCATCTTCGAAATCGAACTTACAAGCTTTAAAAAAGGAGATTGAGAAACGAAAGCAGTTacagcggtttttttttttttttcaaaaaagagaaaatgattgACTGATAAAGCTTAGGTAATGTAAAAATGCTATGACGCAATTCGTTCCGCGCTAATCTTTCGACATGTTTTGAACAAAGGCCATTCCTGATAGAATAAGATACTGGATATCAATTTAAACCTGATAAAAATTATGCAACAAGACATTTCCTCTACAATTTTCGGCTCGAAATCTTCCGTTTCGCGAGATATAAacgaagaaatgtaaaataactaatgaaagaggaacgaaaactgtgtttacatacgctcatgtaaagtggttttatggccaatcagagcgcgcgtactatttgaattattttataattatacaTGTTCCTCGCGAGTTGCTGAAATGTTTTGGTGGAAGCTCATCTTGTGATTTTAATCCCAACGGTAAACGTCCATTACTCCTCAACAAGGTTTCATTTTATAGCAGAATGACAGGGACATGGGAGTTCTCCtcgttgaaacatttttctgcCGTTGATTAAGGTGAATCTGCTAATAACAAATCGTGGTACATCATAATCTGACCATAAGCCTATATACACCTCATGTTTGTTTCATGGACTTCCCCTCGTCCACACTTTACGTCACTATtagaaatgatttcaaaatgcaGGAAAGCGTGTGATATACAAAGCGTCTGCTTTAACTATAACTAGTCATTACTCTGGAGGTTTTGCAAAGGCATAGCAATAATTCTTCAGACCctgtttctaaaaataaaatgaaaggttTGACCACTAAACTTGAAGGCTTACATCAGAGATGGAGTCACTTGGTAGTGGTTTTTCTATAAGGAGTGCATATCTAACCATTGAGATTATGAATTAGTATACAGGTGACCTCGGAGTACATGTAGAAGTAGTGTTcgttgaaaacaattttcttattttgtcttataAGTTAGCACCTTGGCAGCGTGTTCCAGCAAATCCCGCCTTGCAAACACAATGGAAAGAAAGCCCTGCACCATCTTGAACACAGATCCCATTGTTCAGACATGGCTTGCTATGGCATGGAAACTGTAAGTATAAATAACGACAAGCAGAAAGGATTAACAGGATTACATACACGTGTATTTCTGTACCATAAAAAAGGTTACTATCAGAATTAAATTGGTGAAGTTGCAATTTATAATGAAATAACAAAGACACTGAATAACACTGTCTTTCACTTAAATCAGTTTCAGGCAGTGAACATTTACCATCTTCATTCACGTCATCATTGCACAAAAGCATCACACATCGATATTTTTATCTTGGCTGCATGCACGAGGTTTGTCATCATGAATTTAGTTCAACAACTCAGCCTATCACGAATCTCTTACAACTCAGTGGTAGAGGGTTCGAAAACTATATGAAAGGTCGCAAGTGCGAGTCCTACAagagtttgtttcttttccaaGTACGCCTGTGTCGTTCACTAAAGAACATCCTATGTTCAAttgatttctctttttaaaatttgtaatcGACTTTAGAGATTTTGGGAGACCATGGTCTCTTCATTTCAAAAGGTAGGTCGCTCTGGAAGTTTCACTGAAAAACTGTAAAGAGGTGTCGTTTCCAAAACGACATGATGGTTTGGTGGTGGGTTTACCCAGCAGGGGATTTAGGGTTGTACTGTATGCTCACCTGTCTAAGGGcgaattttttaaataaaataaataagtaaataaataaatatatcagGAATATATATTTGTAACTTTATCGATTGATTTAGTTTTATAATATATTGTTACTTTACAAGTACTCAATATAAAATCCATGCACTTGTACAAGTCTACGGTTATCAAAATGTctaagattttttttaccataattaTAAAAGCTCTTTTAATGTTTTCGCAGTCATGGCAATCAACAACTTTAATAATGCCAAGAGAAATGCAGAACCTACAAGTTGCTTTTTCAAAAAGCGAGTTACTTCAACTAAGAAAAAAGCGTATATTGTATCAACACTTGAGAGCAATATTGAAAGTTCCCTGACACATTGATTAGTTCAGAAATTTTGGCGGAAATCAAACGAATATTTCCTTCAGAACTAATGACAAATTCTTTCGTTTTTCAGCATCAGTTTTCTGTCGAATGTGTTATCCTCTATCCCTAGGAtcgataaaaatttcaaatctcctTAAGCCcctcattattatcaatatacgcggccaaatagaaaatcggccttttcaaaacacacgctcagcgggccgcaaaagactgacagcgggctgctaatgcattatcagccctacagctgattggttcttgcttgcTGAGTTTCCGTTAACTTTGTGATGATTCTGTTACCAGCATGGACatttttaaggttaactttgtGATATGCCTATTATTTATAGacgattttaagcattttttcggtaattttcaataagttcactggactgagttgattctttaatagcttgttcaatcaacacttacatgatgatttgaagtgactttgaattcgtcattcacttagcttgtattattaaaactcgcattcttgatatcatttggccttgtttattgataataatgataatgacatgactttttgagggaatattgtttatgtTGTTCCCTTATTATACAGgtcctataatgttagttcttGACTCAAACAATATTTCTTAGTTGATGtatgtctttattctcattacccgtttgcCTGATAGCGTGCTGTTATTGTGAGTCGAAATCATATATCGGTTACCCTTAGGAATGGAGCGGACAACTTTTCTTGGGACTCTGAACGCTAAGGCCAGCTGTCAGCCAATAGACTTATAAAAATAGGCTACAAATTAAATTGTTTATCATGCAAATATCTACTGCTGTCAATATTCTCGCTTTCTTATTGCTAAACATAGGAAATATTATCTTTTAAAGAAAGTAACGTTGGTTATTTTCATCAAAGGAGAAGccagaaaagtaaaaattttgccGAAGATGATTAAAGGGATGATGTGTCTTACCAATAATTCTATATCTCTATATAATTAATA
This region of Pocillopora verrucosa isolate sample1 chromosome 3, ASM3666991v2, whole genome shotgun sequence genomic DNA includes:
- the LOC131780268 gene encoding LOW QUALITY PROTEIN: uncharacterized protein (The sequence of the model RefSeq protein was modified relative to this genomic sequence to represent the inferred CDS: inserted 1 base in 1 codon) gives rise to the protein MGYRIFFCFIAALVTLDSLKGSSTRKKCSSEVDSGNVIIKGGYNVLNLCSKSIQKTLKSLDQRLIALEKPKVKACKFDFERGIGAWAKTGTVFNNQPTYGDNPTARNRGQPANQQGDWWIGGYKNRPSISTPGXVQGDRPQGTLTSPPFKINGKNVSFLIGGGCDIKLIRAELIIGAKVVKQVTGKCHETMIRKFWDVGAYVGKSARVKLVDFSSGSWGHINFDDLKGDISCE
- the LOC131780270 gene encoding uncharacterized protein, encoding MLRKALQAIILIVFQRETGGEVSPNQKSSVFSRSAYFMTMNNNRLHGYVVERFQSASLLLCNQKCLRREWCTSTNFKAPEQSGKTGTCGLNKQSYSSVFESTSLREEDGVTFSLLVKFPCHSKPCLNNGICVQDGAGLSFHCVCKAGFAGTRCQACKFDFEDGKDGWEKTGTSFNNQPTYGDNPTARNRGQPAKQQGDWWIGGYEHRPSEAATPGLIQGDGPRGTLTSPLFKIIGPNITFLIGGGCRMDSIRAELVINDQVVRNETGNCSETMRLKSWDVQNFIGQRARVRLVDNSSEEWGHINFDILGGDISCEEDKT